In Anthocerotibacter panamensis C109, the sequence TGGTCGGACTCCAGAAGCGGGCGGGTATGGGTTTGCAGCGTAAAGGGCATGTGCTCGGTCCCTTCTTTGTACATAGCTGCTCCAAGCGCCGCTTCGCCGGACAGGGAGAAGATCAGGGTCAGCCATAGGTTCCAGCGCCAGAGGGAGACATTAACCATAAAGTGATTCTAAGGGAAGCGGATGATAGTTGATCCAGTTTAGTCAAAAACGTCTGAGGCGGGCAGCAAAACCCTAGAGGCCATTCTGGAGCGCAGTTCCCTCACCCTGGAACATCAGGAAGGACAGGAAGAAATTGACCACAAAAATCGCCATTAAAGAGGTGACCACAGCCGTTGTAGCAGAGCGACCCACGCCTTTGGCCCCGCCTTCTGTGGTCAAGCCCCAACCAGAGCCAATGACTGCGATCAATAGCCCAAAAGCGGCGGATTTAATCAGGCTGCTCACAATATCCCAGGTGTTGAGCAGACGCTGAGCCGAATCGATGTACAGGTCACTGGTGAGCCCATAGACCTGCGTCGTGATAAAAAGACCACCCATGATTCCTGTCACCTCAGCCAGGAGGGTCAAGACGGGCAGCATGACTGTGCAGGCGATGACCCGAGGGACTACCAAATAGTCTACAGGGTCCGCCTGAAGCACCTGAAGCGCGTCGATTTGTTCGGTGACACGCATCGTCCCGATCTCGGCAGCAAAGGCCGAGCCGACTCTTCCCGCCAGGATCACTGCGGTCAGGACTGGAGCCAACTCACGCACTAAAGCAATGGCTAGGACTCCGCCAATAGCCGAGGATGCTCCAAAGGAAATAAATTCTCGGGTCACTTGTACCGAAAAGACCATACTGACAAAAATGGCCGTAATCACAGCAATACCTACCGACTCAGTGCCCACGATGGCAAACTGTTCAAGCGTATTGCGCACGTTGAGGCGGCGGGTAAAAAGGTGGGTCAGAACTTGACCCAGCAGCAAAAGTGCTGCATACGCACGGGTGAACCATTCCATGGCGCTATTCTATCGGTTCTCTCACCCCATGCCCAGATTTAACGCCAGTAGAGTGCATCATTCCACGTTTGGGCCGCTTCATAGACCCCCTGGTTGGTGCGGTCCGCTGTACGGTTGCGGGTGTAGGTGACCTGGACCATCTCCCGCGGTAGCCAGACCTGATTACCTGGAGATAGTTCGATGCAGAAGCGCTTGCCCTGTTGTATCGTGTCCTGCACCTGAAGGACTGCAAAGGACTGACCAATGACGGTGGGTAAAGAGCGCCGGGTGTGGGCAGTGTCGAGCACAGTGACCAAGATGGGGTGCTCGGGCTCGGCTTGGTTGTGATGCTTGTGGGTCAAGATGGGGGCTCCCCGATAGCGAGTCAGGAGAGGCTCTAGGGACGGAGTCTCGATGGATTTGTCGCGAATGAAGTCGTCGATATCGATCATGGAAGACCCGTAGATCACTTAAGTGGATTTACTGTATCTTGGTGTAAACGCTTACGAACGGGATTTCATACAATCTTCATAGAAGTATTTCTACTTAGGAAGTAACAAAGATTACAGCTAGGCCAGATGGGTGCTCAGCACATGAAATTGTTCGTCTTTGAGCCGTCCTGCCTGATAGAGGATAGTGACGACCTCAGAGATGGTCAGGACCGCATGGGCACAGTAGCCATGGGCGGCGAGGGTATGTTTTACGCCCTGTTCGTGGTCGATAAAGACAACGATGTCCCGGACCTCCAGCCCTACGGATTTGAGTTTTTCGGCTCCTTCCATAGCACTCTTGCCTGTGATCAGGATGTCATCGACTACTACCACGGTCTCCCCCGCCTCGAAGTTTCCCTCAACGACGCGTCGGGTGCCGTGGGCTTTGACCTCTTTACGCGGAAAGATCATCGGGCGATGCAGGCGCAGGGCTAGTCCGGCGGCTGTAGGCAGCGAACCATAGGGGATTCCGGCGATCCGGTCAAAAGTTAGACCTTGTAGTACCTGAGCATAGGTGCTGAGGATGCGCTGGAAAACCTGGGGATTGGAGATAATCGTCCGCAGATCAATGTAGTAGGGGAAGGTCGCCCCAGATGCCTGCACGTAGTCCCCGAACATGATGCAGCCCAAGTCATAAAGTTGCAGGACTAAATCCAGATGCGGCTGGTCTTGGAGCAGACACACATCCGGGAGCCAGACCTGACAGCTTGTATCCTCTCGGCTCAGGCGTGTGCGTGTCTGGTTGATCTGGTCGCGCAGGGCCTCGATTTGCTGCGCTGGTTGTGGATCTGCCAGGAGCGCCTGTGGCACAGGGATGAGTAGACCATCGCCATGGCTGGTCAGACCCGCCTCCAGCGTACGGAGCAGGTCGCCCCCTTCCTGCCAAACCCCGCGTGCGAGCAGGAGGCGCTCCGGCGCGAGCGCCCGCACCCTGGACAAAACGGCGGGTTCGGTGGCTGCGACCTCAAAGCCCAACTGCTCTGGGGTCCCCCAGGTCCTGCCCTGCTGGACTAGTTTGGCGTAGAGGGGTGCCTCTGGAGCAGGATATTCCTGGAGGATTTTTGCGGAGGGGTTGGCGGTGCGGCAAAGGACAAAGACCATCTTCCCTGGATAGAGCAGAAAGGGTGCGATCTGGTCCTGGCCTGCGTAGGGACTCAGCGTAACCGCATCTACGCCCCAGTGGGTAAAAATATTCCGTGCAAAGACGGTGCTGGTCGTGGGGCAAGCGTATTTGGCATCCAGGATCACAGGGATATCGGCGGGGACCCGAGCCAAGGTCTCGACCAACAAGGTGATGCCCATACTGCCTAGAGCCAAGTAGAAACCCAAGGTCGGTTTATAGGCACAGACCAAGCTGGATGTCTCTAAGATGAGGGCGTGCAATGCATCAGCCAGGTCTGCTATTTCGTTATCGGTCTGCTTACAAAACTTGGGCAGCAAAAATTCCGGGTCGGGGTCGAGTCCCAGGCACAACAAGCTTTGATTGCGCTCGATGGCAGCATCCAACTTATCATGAAAATCCATGGCTCCTCCCCAGAGACAGCGCCCGACTAGCCTCACGGACCACGCTTAAGGCTATTGCCAGAGGAATAGAGCGGGGGCTAGGTTCTCCTCATCTTACTGCCCGCCATAGGACTACGGCGGAATATGGGTGACCGCGTCGGGCACCCTCAGGGGACGTGTTAGCATCACAGGTAGTTAGTTCTGATGATGCGCCTTGTTCAGCCAGGAAACGCTTTTGTTTCAAGCGGCTTTGCCCAAGCCCGATGCGCTCCAGGTAGTCTTTGCTTTTCCTAACCGCTATAGCGTAGGGATTGCCAGCCTGGGCTATCAGGTGGTTTGGCGGATGCTCAAAACCCGCCCGGATGTCGCGGTAGCCCGACTCTTCACGGATGGCTATGAGCCGTTGCCGCGCACGCTGGACCTCGTAGGTTTTTCTTTTTCCTGGGAACTGGATTTCACTCATCTCTTGAGCTTGATCACCCAATTGCGCATCCCGCTGTTGGCCCAAGCGCGGACGGACACGGACCCTTTGGTTTTCGGCGGCGGTCCGGTTCTGACAGCCAACCCGGAGCCTCTAGCCGATTTCTTGGATGTGGTCCTGTTGGGGGACGGAGAAGAGCTGATTCACGAATTGCTCGACGCCCTAGGCGAAGTGCGCCATGCGCCCCGACGGGCTCGTCTGGAGCGGCTGAGCCAAGTGCCAGGGGTCTATATCCCCAGCCTGTACGCAGTCAGCTATCATGGCTCGACCCAAGGCGTACAGGCCATTCAGCCCTTGGGGGCGGCTCCTCAGACAGTGAGTAAGCGGACTTGGCGCGGGGAGCAACTCTCCGCTTCGACAGTGGTCACGCCCCAGAGTGCCTGGGAGAATATCTATATGGTCGAGGTGGTCCGCTCCTGCCCCGAGCTGTGTCGGTTTTGTCTGGCGAGCTATCTCACCCTGCCTTTTCGGACCCCGGCGGTCAGCGGATCGCTCTTGCCTTTGATTGAAGCGGGCTTGAAGGTCACACCGCGTCTTGGGTTGCTAGGAGCCTCTGTGACGCAGCACCCCGAATTTGAGGCCATCCTCGACTACCTAGATGAAGAGCGCTTTGCCCCGGTCCAGTTGAGTGTCTCCTCGGTGCGTGCAGGCACCCTCACCGAAAAAATGACGACGCTCCTAGCAAAGCGGGGAGCCCATTCGGTGACGATTGCCGTAGAGAGCGGTTCGGAGCGCCTGCGTCAGGTTATCAATAAGAAGCTCAGCAACCAGGAGATTGACCGCGCCTGTGCCGTAGCGCTGGCGGGGGGGCTCAAGGGCCTCAAGCTCTACGGTATGGTCGGTCTGCCCTCAGAAGAAGAGGGAGATCTCGAGGCAACCCAGGCGATGCTGCTGCATCTCAAGCAGCGCTATCGGGGGCTACGCCTAAGCTTTGGGTGCAGCACTTTTGTCCCCAAAGCCCATACCCCGTTTCAGGTCTATGGGGTGGACCGCCAAGGCGATAAGAAACTCACCCGCTTCGAGCGAGCGCTGGTCCGAACGGGCGTGGACTTTCGGCCTGAGAGCTATGGTTGGTCTGTGATGCAAGCGCTGATTTCACGGGGAGACCGCCGGGTGGGCCAAATCTTGTTGCGCGTCCATGAACTGGGGACGAGTCTGGGGGGATTTCGCCGCGCCTTTAAAGAACTCAAGGGTCAACTGCCGCCCCTAGACTGGTATGTGCACGAAGACTGGAGTCAGGAAGCCGTTTTGCCCTGGCAACATCTGCTCGGCCCGGTCTCCGAGACGCTCCTTACCCGTCATCTGGACCATGCCCGCACTTTTATGGACCCGCTCCCGGTTGTCTAAGAGCAGCCTCAGCGAAATCTCCCGCAGACAGGCTTGTAATCCATGACCTTGACGCGATATATTACTATCTTGTGTCATTTCTCAGCATTCCATGAAGCTCAGTCGTAAAGAGCAGGCGCGGAAGCGTCACAATCGAATTCGCAACAAGGTCGTCGGTTCTACCGAGCGCCCGCGTCTGGCTGTGTACCGCTCCAACCGGCACATCTATGCCCAAATCATTGACGATGTAGCCCAACGCACCCTAGTGTCGGCCTCCACCTTGGACCCGGGCTTCAAAGAAGTACCCGAGGCTGAAGCCCCTGCTACGCAGGAAGCGGCTCGGGCTGTGGGTAAAGTCATCGCAGAAAAAGCCCTTGCCGGGGGCATCACATCGGTGGTGTTTGACCGGGGCGGCAAACCCTACCACGGTCGTGTGGCGGCCCTCGCTGAGGGTGCCCGCGAAGGTGGTTTGGAATTTTAACCCAAGGAATCAGGACGAATCATGGCCGATATGCAGAAAGAGTCCAAGGACCGCGGCGACCGCCGTCGGGGCAAACAGCGCGACCGCGCTGCTGAACAGCCGGTCGATAGCGAATGGAAAGAACGGGTAGTCCAAATTCGCCGGGTCACCAAGGTCGTCAAAGGCGGTAAAAAACTGAGCTTCCGGGCTGTAGTGGTCTTGGGCAACGAAAAAGGCCAAGTCGGCGTGGGTGTCGGCAAAGCTGCTGAAGTCGTCGGGGCGGTAAAAAAAGGGGTCACCGAGGCCAAAAAGGCGCTTGTCACGGTCCCCTTGACCCGTCTCAACTCCATCCCTCACCCGATGACCGGGACAGCGGGAGCCGCCAAGGTCATGTTGCGTCCGGCAGCCGCCGGGACCGGGGTAATCGCCGGGGGAGCCGTGCGGACCGTCCTGGAACTCGCTGGGGTCAAGAATATCCTGGCTAAGTCTCTCGGGGCTGATTCGCCTTTAAACAACGCCCGCGCCGCTGCTAACGCCTTGAGCCTGTTGCGCAATTTCAAGGATATCGCCGACGAACGGGGCATCCCGGTCAGCAATCTCTACAGCAAGTAGTTCCTGCTCACCTCCTCAAAGAGACACGAAATTTCGTGTCTTTTTTGCCATGTATGTTCCTGGTAGCAGCTATAGGTCCATAGGGAGAAATTTTGCTGCGCCTAGGATAGGGGGCGGGGCGCTTGGTTACACTGGAGGCAACGTCTTTTAGGTGCATGGGTGTGAAACCCGCTCCCGCCAAGAGCATTGCTATCCCGCCCGAACAACTCCCGATGAACGAGTATCAGGAGTTGCGCGAATCGGCTTTTTTTCACTGGGCAACTCTAGAGCCGAGGCGCTATGCCTTGGGGCTGTTGCTGGTCTGGGGCATGGCCTGGATTGTCAGTGGTCCGGTAGCCGCCTGGAGCTACCCACCGCTTAAGCTCCCGTTTCCCTTCCTCCTGGCGGGAGCAGCAGGGGCGGGCATTGTACTTTTCTTGGTGGTGGCGCGCCTCTATCTGGGCTGGTCCTATATCTACGAACGGCTCAGTCGCGCGCGCGTCGATTACGAAGAAACCGGAGCTCACGATGGCAATTGGTGGGATAAGCCCGCCGAAGAACACGCCCGAGACCAACTCGTAGTGCAGTACCAAATCACACCGATCCTCCTGCGCCTGCGCCGGACCCTGACCGCCGTCAGCGTCCTCATGGGCACCAATGGTCTGCTGTGGTGGCTCAGTTAGCCTATGGCGACGCTGCTCAGGACGTGGGCTTTTCGCTATCCCTGGCTCTACGACTGCATCTCCTGGACCACGGCTTGGCTGGTGGGGGGCGAGGGGCGGCTGCGTCAGCTTCCTCTGCGCGGGGTGCCCGCCCTGTCCGGGCAAATGGTCCTGGATCTCTGCTGTGGCAGTGGCTTGAGTTCGCAGACTCTAGTGGGGCAGGGCGCTCGGCTCACCGGGCTCGATTGTTCTGTAGTGGCGATTCACGCAGCCCGTGAACGGATTCCGAGCGCTACATTTGTCCAAGGACGGGCGGAGCGCCTGCCTTTCCCCGAAGCAACTTTTGATCTGGTGCACACCAGCCTTGCGCTCCACGAGATGTCTCCCGGCGGCGTGCTCAAGATATGCCAGGAAGTCTATCGTGTCCTCAAACCGGGTGGGGTCTTTGTGCTACTCGACTTCCACTGTCCCGCTAATCCTCTCTTTTGGCCCGGTTTGGCGCTCTTTTTATGGATTTTTGAGACACAGACTTCCTGGCAGCTCATCCAAACCGACCTCAGAGCACTGCTCAGGGTCCAGGGTTTTGAGTCAGCCAACCAAACGCTTTACGCCGGAGGCAGCCTCCAGGTGCTCCAGGCTCATAAGCGCACATAAAACGCGCTGACGGTCACCACCCCCAGCACCACAAACAACACCGCCGCCATGCGGTGAAAAAATTTCAAGGGGACGAAGCGCTCTAGTTTGCTCCCCAAAAAGACCGCCAGCCCATCGGCAAT encodes:
- a CDS encoding B12-binding domain-containing radical SAM protein yields the protein MFSQETLLFQAALPKPDALQVVFAFPNRYSVGIASLGYQVVWRMLKTRPDVAVARLFTDGYEPLPRTLDLVGFSFSWELDFTHLLSLITQLRIPLLAQARTDTDPLVFGGGPVLTANPEPLADFLDVVLLGDGEELIHELLDALGEVRHAPRRARLERLSQVPGVYIPSLYAVSYHGSTQGVQAIQPLGAAPQTVSKRTWRGEQLSASTVVTPQSAWENIYMVEVVRSCPELCRFCLASYLTLPFRTPAVSGSLLPLIEAGLKVTPRLGLLGASVTQHPEFEAILDYLDEERFAPVQLSVSSVRAGTLTEKMTTLLAKRGAHSVTIAVESGSERLRQVINKKLSNQEIDRACAVALAGGLKGLKLYGMVGLPSEEEGDLEATQAMLLHLKQRYRGLRLSFGCSTFVPKAHTPFQVYGVDRQGDKKLTRFERALVRTGVDFRPESYGWSVMQALISRGDRRVGQILLRVHELGTSLGGFRRAFKELKGQLPPLDWYVHEDWSQEAVLPWQHLLGPVSETLLTRHLDHARTFMDPLPVV
- a CDS encoding bifunctional orotidine-5'-phosphate decarboxylase/orotate phosphoribosyltransferase, translated to MDFHDKLDAAIERNQSLLCLGLDPDPEFLLPKFCKQTDNEIADLADALHALILETSSLVCAYKPTLGFYLALGSMGITLLVETLARVPADIPVILDAKYACPTTSTVFARNIFTHWGVDAVTLSPYAGQDQIAPFLLYPGKMVFVLCRTANPSAKILQEYPAPEAPLYAKLVQQGRTWGTPEQLGFEVAATEPAVLSRVRALAPERLLLARGVWQEGGDLLRTLEAGLTSHGDGLLIPVPQALLADPQPAQQIEALRDQINQTRTRLSREDTSCQVWLPDVCLLQDQPHLDLVLQLYDLGCIMFGDYVQASGATFPYYIDLRTIISNPQVFQRILSTYAQVLQGLTFDRIAGIPYGSLPTAAGLALRLHRPMIFPRKEVKAHGTRRVVEGNFEAGETVVVVDDILITGKSAMEGAEKLKSVGLEVRDIVVFIDHEQGVKHTLAAHGYCAHAVLTISEVVTILYQAGRLKDEQFHVLSTHLA
- a CDS encoding CGLD27 family protein, translating into MGVKPAPAKSIAIPPEQLPMNEYQELRESAFFHWATLEPRRYALGLLLVWGMAWIVSGPVAAWSYPPLKLPFPFLLAGAAGAGIVLFLVVARLYLGWSYIYERLSRARVDYEETGAHDGNWWDKPAEEHARDQLVVQYQITPILLRLRRTLTAVSVLMGTNGLLWWLS
- a CDS encoding MlaE family lipid ABC transporter permease subunit gives rise to the protein MEWFTRAYAALLLLGQVLTHLFTRRLNVRNTLEQFAIVGTESVGIAVITAIFVSMVFSVQVTREFISFGASSAIGGVLAIALVRELAPVLTAVILAGRVGSAFAAEIGTMRVTEQIDALQVLQADPVDYLVVPRVIACTVMLPVLTLLAEVTGIMGGLFITTQVYGLTSDLYIDSAQRLLNTWDIVSSLIKSAAFGLLIAVIGSGWGLTTEGGAKGVGRSATTAVVTSLMAIFVVNFFLSFLMFQGEGTALQNGL
- a CDS encoding class I SAM-dependent methyltransferase — its product is MATLLRTWAFRYPWLYDCISWTTAWLVGGEGRLRQLPLRGVPALSGQMVLDLCCGSGLSSQTLVGQGARLTGLDCSVVAIHAARERIPSATFVQGRAERLPFPEATFDLVHTSLALHEMSPGGVLKICQEVYRVLKPGGVFVLLDFHCPANPLFWPGLALFLWIFETQTSWQLIQTDLRALLRVQGFESANQTLYAGGSLQVLQAHKRT
- the rpsE gene encoding 30S ribosomal protein S5; this translates as MADMQKESKDRGDRRRGKQRDRAAEQPVDSEWKERVVQIRRVTKVVKGGKKLSFRAVVVLGNEKGQVGVGVGKAAEVVGAVKKGVTEAKKALVTVPLTRLNSIPHPMTGTAGAAKVMLRPAAAGTGVIAGGAVRTVLELAGVKNILAKSLGADSPLNNARAAANALSLLRNFKDIADERGIPVSNLYSK
- the rplR gene encoding 50S ribosomal protein L18, whose translation is MKLSRKEQARKRHNRIRNKVVGSTERPRLAVYRSNRHIYAQIIDDVAQRTLVSASTLDPGFKEVPEAEAPATQEAARAVGKVIAEKALAGGITSVVFDRGGKPYHGRVAALAEGAREGGLEF